The candidate division WOR-3 bacterium genome contains a region encoding:
- a CDS encoding KH domain-containing protein — protein MNNSNQTVQDLVEFIAKKLVDNPGDVKVTSTDHQKTVYLELKVGSGDLGKIIGKEGRTAKALRHIVSAAAMKTGKRAILEILD, from the coding sequence CAGGACTTGGTAGAGTTCATTGCGAAAAAGCTCGTCGACAATCCCGGCGATGTGAAAGTTACATCGACAGACCATCAGAAAACTGTGTATCTTGAACTGAAAGTCGGCTCGGGCGATCTTGGAAAGATTATTGGTAAAGAGGGAAGAACGGCCAAAGCTCTTAGGCATATAGTTTCAGCGGCTGCTATGAAAACAGGCAAAAGAGCAATTCTCGAGATATTGGACTGA
- the trmD gene encoding tRNA (guanosine(37)-N1)-methyltransferase TrmD, translating to MRIDIVTIFPNAVMPYSEYGVLSRAREKKLACLNFVNLRDYTKDPHGKVDDYPFGGGPGMVFMVQPLADAIESLKTDNTWTILTSPQGSVFDMKKARELSVKEHLVIVCGRYRGVDQRFIDKYVNEEISIGDYILSGGELPSLVIAESVIRLLPGVLNNDESLELDSFSGAEGQLEEELYTRPSDYNGMKVPDVLLSGDHGKIKNWRKSRRIEKTDKKKKGK from the coding sequence ATGAGGATCGATATAGTGACGATATTTCCTAACGCCGTTATGCCGTATTCCGAATACGGGGTTCTTTCGAGGGCGCGAGAAAAGAAGCTCGCGTGTTTGAACTTCGTCAATCTAAGGGACTACACCAAAGATCCCCATGGAAAAGTTGACGACTATCCTTTTGGAGGAGGACCAGGTATGGTTTTTATGGTGCAACCCCTCGCGGACGCGATCGAGTCGCTAAAAACGGATAATACATGGACAATTTTGACCTCACCCCAGGGTTCAGTTTTCGACATGAAAAAAGCGCGAGAACTTTCTGTGAAAGAGCACTTGGTAATTGTCTGCGGAAGGTACAGAGGGGTTGATCAGAGGTTTATTGACAAATACGTGAATGAAGAAATATCGATCGGCGATTATATCCTATCTGGGGGTGAACTCCCCTCTCTTGTGATAGCTGAATCGGTAATTCGGCTATTGCCAGGAGTTCTCAACAATGACGAAAGCCTGGAATTAGATTCATTTTCCGGAGCGGAAGGCCAGCTTGAAGAGGAGCTCTACACAAGACCTTCGGACTATAACGGCATGAAGGTTCCGGATGTTCTTTTGTCAGGAGATCATGGTAAAATTAAAAACTGGCGTAAATCGAGAAGAATAGAGAAGACCGATAAAAAAAAGAAAGGGAAATAA
- the rplS gene encoding 50S ribosomal protein L19, translating to MEKIKTIEASQMTNEVPQFSVGDTVAVRIKIKEGDKTLIRLFKGAVIAMKNGKGARGTFTVRKISDGVGVERVFPLHSPVISSIKVLKKGKVRRAKLYYLRQRTGKATKIKERR from the coding sequence ATGGAAAAGATTAAAACCATTGAAGCGTCTCAAATGACCAATGAAGTACCGCAGTTTTCTGTTGGAGACACTGTCGCGGTAAGAATAAAGATCAAAGAAGGCGATAAGACCTTGATAAGGCTTTTCAAGGGAGCTGTTATTGCCATGAAAAACGGGAAAGGCGCCAGAGGAACTTTTACTGTGAGAAAAATATCCGACGGCGTGGGAGTTGAAAGAGTATTTCCATTGCATTCACCTGTTATTTCGAGCATCAAAGTTTTAAAAAAAGGAAAAGTCAGAAGAGCTAAGCTTTACTATTTAAGACAAAGAACAGGTAAAGCGACCAAGATAAAAGAAAGGCGATAA
- a CDS encoding ribonuclease HII, producing the protein MPNLFFEKEALKEGATIVCGVDEAGRGPVAGPVVAVACVMPFRRIIKDVKDSKMLSKNKREELFDRINCVAHEIGVGYVMPEKIDLVNILNATLEAMRNAILALPILPDFILVDGTFEIPVNGIFQKTVVKGDSKSYSIAAASIIAKVTRDRMMEMYDVLYPGYDFSKNAGYLSKKHLKAIEAIGPSPIHRMSFRPLRK; encoded by the coding sequence TTGCCGAACCTCTTCTTTGAGAAAGAAGCGCTGAAAGAAGGGGCTACGATTGTTTGCGGTGTTGACGAAGCGGGGAGAGGTCCAGTAGCCGGACCTGTAGTCGCTGTTGCTTGCGTTATGCCTTTTAGAAGAATTATTAAAGACGTCAAAGACTCCAAGATGCTTTCAAAAAATAAAAGAGAGGAGTTGTTTGACAGGATCAACTGCGTCGCTCATGAAATCGGAGTGGGCTATGTCATGCCAGAAAAGATTGATTTGGTGAACATTTTAAACGCCACGCTCGAAGCGATGAGAAATGCGATTTTAGCCCTTCCAATTTTACCAGATTTTATTCTTGTTGACGGAACTTTTGAAATACCGGTAAACGGAATATTTCAGAAAACTGTGGTAAAAGGAGATTCCAAAAGCTATTCGATTGCGGCGGCTTCAATAATCGCAAAAGTTACGAGAGACAGAATGATGGAAATGTATGATGTTTTGTATCCGGGCTACGATTTTTCCAAAAATGCCGGATACCTTTCAAAAAAACACCTAAAAGCCATAGAAGCGATAGGGCCTTCTCCGATTCACAGGATGAGTTTCAGGCCTTTAAGAAAATAA
- a CDS encoding YraN family protein, producing MQKRHHKITTGLFGENIAVEYLKKKGYNVIKRNFRQGKAEIDIIARRKKTAVFVEVKTRSGESWDKDLEAWRGKQKMTFLHAVKAYLVENKLWGKVDVRLDLICVDLESGNLTHIENALSDWA from the coding sequence TTGCAAAAAAGGCATCATAAAATTACTACCGGTTTATTCGGTGAAAATATCGCCGTTGAATATCTCAAAAAAAAAGGCTACAATGTCATAAAACGCAACTTCAGGCAAGGGAAGGCCGAAATAGACATTATCGCGCGCCGCAAGAAGACTGCTGTTTTCGTTGAAGTTAAAACAAGAAGTGGCGAGAGTTGGGACAAAGACCTTGAGGCTTGGAGAGGAAAGCAAAAAATGACTTTTTTACATGCCGTAAAAGCTTATTTGGTGGAAAACAAGCTCTGGGGCAAGGTAGACGTGAGGTTGGATCTTATATGCGTTGACCTCGAATCCGGCAATTTGACTCATATTGAAAACGCGTTATCGGACTGGGCATGA
- a CDS encoding glycosyltransferase family 4 protein, protein MSTKHRHVELNRNHKKLLFISYFFPPMGLSGVQRQTKFMKYLNYFGWEATVLTSKPRWYYAFDQSLLKEVENSVEIHRVPSLDHFHFSMTENLFLKRKENSLSKFGKSRTFALPDPEIGWVPLCADYALKLCLRTKFDAIMCSVPPFSSSIAGFIVSKRRGIPLVIDFRDPWIDEDLFPNATPFHKKINSGLERAIINHSSLVTVINSKIKQGIDERLGKVHSVVIPHGYDPEDFRQDLTEKKDGFSVCHMGSLWRGRRADVLLEALSLINDKNVKAVFVGKNSGSALEAAERLGIKDRVESLGYLEHREAILAAQKADAMWLYVDKSEGGSVSTGKLFDYLGLGLPILASVSEITDAADVIMKTGAGIVVPPEDSEKLSEIITDLYEKKLKGELYSKKRFPQYERKHLTGVLCAELDKVAG, encoded by the coding sequence TTGTCTACGAAGCATCGTCACGTTGAATTGAACAGAAATCACAAAAAACTCCTTTTTATATCCTATTTCTTCCCTCCGATGGGTCTTTCAGGTGTGCAGCGTCAGACAAAATTCATGAAATACCTGAATTATTTCGGATGGGAAGCCACTGTTCTAACTTCCAAACCACGATGGTATTACGCGTTTGACCAAAGCCTGCTAAAAGAGGTGGAAAATTCTGTGGAAATACACCGTGTTCCTTCTTTGGACCATTTTCATTTTTCCATGACGGAAAATTTGTTTTTAAAAAGAAAAGAAAACAGTCTTTCAAAGTTCGGCAAATCGAGAACTTTCGCATTGCCCGACCCTGAAATAGGATGGGTGCCTCTTTGCGCGGATTACGCTTTAAAACTTTGTTTGAGAACAAAGTTTGACGCTATTATGTGTTCTGTACCGCCTTTCTCTTCTTCGATCGCGGGTTTTATTGTAAGCAAAAGAAGAGGAATTCCTCTCGTCATTGATTTCAGAGACCCATGGATTGATGAAGATCTTTTTCCGAACGCCACGCCTTTTCACAAAAAAATTAATAGCGGACTCGAAAGAGCGATAATCAATCACTCCTCTCTCGTAACAGTCATAAACAGTAAAATCAAGCAAGGTATCGATGAGAGACTGGGAAAAGTCCATTCGGTAGTGATACCGCATGGCTATGACCCAGAAGATTTTCGACAGGATTTAACTGAAAAGAAAGATGGATTCTCGGTGTGTCACATGGGCTCGCTTTGGAGGGGCAGAAGAGCTGATGTCCTGCTTGAAGCCTTGTCGTTAATAAATGATAAAAATGTAAAAGCCGTTTTCGTAGGGAAAAATTCCGGCAGCGCACTCGAAGCGGCTGAAAGATTGGGAATAAAGGACAGGGTTGAAAGCCTCGGTTATCTCGAACACAGAGAGGCTATTCTCGCCGCTCAAAAAGCCGATGCGATGTGGTTATACGTTGACAAGTCAGAGGGGGGATCCGTTTCTACAGGGAAACTCTTTGATTATTTGGGTTTGGGGCTTCCAATTTTGGCATCCGTCTCCGAAATAACGGATGCCGCCGATGTCATCATGAAAACAGGAGCAGGAATTGTGGTACCGCCGGAAGACAGCGAGAAGCTTTCCGAGATCATAACAGATTTGTATGAAAAAAAATTAAAAGGTGAATTATACTCTAAAAAGAGATTTCCCCAATACGAAAGGAAGCACCTTACGGGTGTGCTATGCGCCGAGCTCGATAAGGTTGCGGGTTAA